The genomic window GAGATTGTGATGCATTGATGGATGAAAGTTGAGCCAAAGGGAGAAGTCTTGATATGGAGTCAGAGCCGGAAGAATCCTTGAGGCCGGGAGGCCTGTCTTTTCGAGAGTGCCATGCGATCCTTCATCAGAACGGTTCTTTTAAACTTTTACCGACGCAGCGACTCTTCATAGGAGGGGTCTGAATATGACGCAAAGCAAATCGCGCGCTCTGTGGTGGAAACTTACTGAAGGAAGAATGGTTGCAAACAAGTCAGGGATCGACCTCGACGGCTCGACGCAGGTGCTAGTGCACGATTTGGTAGAATTCGAGACGGCGTCAAAGACTCTGAAGGAAAAGGCGATTTCCGACTCCCCGACGATGCGACTGGAGGAGGCTCCACTTCCGTTTGAGGCGATCCATGAATGGATGACCTGGACCATGGGTGGCAGCAAGATAAATCAATAAAGGGATTTATTCCTGGTGTTTTCTCAATTCCAGCACAACTGGATTCTGGTGGAAAAAGAAGGAGGGACAGACACCAGCTTTGCTACCATTCTGCAAAGTTATTTAAGAGAAGGTGTCTGTCCCTAACCCTGCGAAGGAGATCAGTCATTCATGAGGGCGATCCGCATTCACAAGCACGGAGGGGCGGACAACATCCGAATCGATGATATCCCAGTTCCCTCCCTCAAACCGCATGAGGCGCTTTTGGAAGTGAAGTCGACTTCCCTCAATCACCTCGACCTATGGGTTCGTAACGGGATGCCGGGGGTTCAACTCCCGCTCCCGTTGATTCTGGGAAGCGATGCCTCGGGGGTAGTCAAGGAAGTCGGTACATCAGTCAAAAACGTCAAGGTGGGTGATCGTGTCCTGGTGGTGCCGGGCTACGGCTGTGGGGCCTGCGAGGAATGTTTTTCCGGGCGGGAGAATTATTGTCTCGAGTATGCCCTTTACGGGGAGCACGGGGATGGGATTCAAGCGGAGAATCTGGCGATTGACAGCAGAAGGCTCCTCCCGATGCCCTCCAACATTTCCTTCGACGAGGGCGCAGCCATTCCGCTGGTGTATTTGACCGCATGGGAGATGCTGGTGAACAAGGCGGGTGTTCAGCCGTGGCATACCGTGCTGGTGTGGAGCGCGTCGAGCGGCGTGGGCAGTGCGGCAGTTCAGATCGCCAAGCTTTACGGAGCCCGGGTGGTGACCACGGCCGGTGGACCGGATAAGGTGGCCAAGGCCAAGCAATTGCTCAGCCCGGATGCGGTCATCGACTACCGCGCTCAGGATGTCGTGAAGGAAATGCGTTCGATCACTCGCGGACTGGGGGCGGACATCGTGGTGGATCATGTCGGCCAGGCGACCTGGGAGAAGAGCTTAAGATCGCTGGCGAAGGGCGGAAAACTGGTTTTTTGTGGCGCCACCTCGGGACCCAATGTGAGTTTTGATCTGCGTTATGTGTTCTTCAAGCAGCAGTCCATTCTGGGTTCGACGATGGGGAACCGCGGGGACCTGTTCAAGGTGCTCCAGCTGGTGGAGCACGGCAAGCTCCGGGGCGTCGTTGACCGTACCTTCGATGTGGAAGC from Terriglobia bacterium includes these protein-coding regions:
- a CDS encoding zinc-binding dehydrogenase; its protein translation is MRAIRIHKHGGADNIRIDDIPVPSLKPHEALLEVKSTSLNHLDLWVRNGMPGVQLPLPLILGSDASGVVKEVGTSVKNVKVGDRVLVVPGYGCGACEECFSGRENYCLEYALYGEHGDGIQAENLAIDSRRLLPMPSNISFDEGAAIPLVYLTAWEMLVNKAGVQPWHTVLVWSASSGVGSAAVQIAKLYGARVVTTAGGPDKVAKAKQLLSPDAVIDYRAQDVVKEMRSITRGLGADIVVDHVGQATWEKSLRSLAKGGKLVFCGATSGPNVSFDLRYVFFKQQSILGSTMGNRGDLFKVLQLVEHGKLRGVVDRTFDVEAIREAHEYLESGKQFGKVIVRFAR